AATAGTGTTATAATTATtcatatgttgttgttgttggtgttattattattattattattattattatgtattattatattattattgtgcctgtggtgagataagttaaacctgcaaaaaaagctgCTAATTCAAGTGCCGGTGCTTTGGTGGTCTCGGAATGATTACTGACACatggtgaccaatgtagaattctacattcacaagttggtggacttaatggcttatactgtatttctattttagtttattttgccatttctatgcttgaaaatgttaatttggggggaaaaaatgtacaatttgcttaaatatgcatttttttttactaataagtcATAGTCAACCCTGAACCAGCGAtcacttattaattaattatttgacaaaactgcaatagagtgagggagcgatgttcgaactggggtgagcgagggacaactgtatgtgtatgttaggtttttttgtccaatcagatttcagtttCTTTGCGTtaccatatcaatgtaatctgcccagggccttcacaatcaggagtgctggacactcacatacacactattaacAAGGGGGTTGTTTTTTcacacaatggctgactgaggcgGAGAAGTCtatggtgagtagatgtattttgttttaaaaaattttattccgtgacaacacaactgaacacaaaatgcagtttttaaatgattttttgtaatattaaggaagaaaaaactaattcaaacctacatggctctgtgtggaaaaagtgattgcccccctgcaaaacataattgagatctatcagtgtggaaaaggttataaagccatttgtaaagctttgggactccagagaaccacaatgagagccattatccacaaatggcgaaaacattcCCACGAGTgggcggccaaccaaaattatcccAAGAGCGCGACGactactcatccaagaggtcgcaaaagaccccacaacaacatccaaagaactgcagaccacacttgcctcagttaaggtcagtgttcatgactccaccataagaaagacactgggcaaaaacggtctGCATGACAGAGttacaagacgaaaaccactgttgaacaaaaacaacattaagactcgactcaattttgccagaaatcatcatgatgatccccaagacctttggaaaaatactctgtggtctgatgagataaaagttgaactttttggagggtgtgtgtcccattacatctggcataacagtaatgccacatttcagaaaaagatcataccaacagtaaaatatggtggtggtagtgtgatggtcaggggctgttttgctgcttcaggacctggaagacttgaacCAAGATGGCGCCGGTGTGTCTGGCTCGCCGCTTCCCTCAGTTTACTGTGATcggttttattgttatttttgcatttgttatGAGGACCATCGACTCTCTGTTGGTGTATGACCGTCAGGAACTATTTGAAATCCTAGACACTGTAGCCGTTGGTGCGAGACAAGAGCAATGGGGGCCAAATAAACCGCGTCCGTCGTACCTGTCTGACGTACCAGACTTTCTGCTTCGGGCGGAGCCGTCGCTTCCCAGGGAACGTAGACGCCGGGGCGCACGAGGTGGAAGACTGGTAAAGCTCAAAACTTGGCTGGCGCTTTCTCCCGAGGCGGCAAGGCTCCCACGTAATGTTCCGAGGGACTTTGAGGATTGTTTTCGCCGCTTCATCTCTCGGCGTTTTCTCACCTCCGTTGGGGCCTGGCTGGTGCCCATTGTTGGGCGCTGCGCGACGAGCGCTGTGCGCTGCGCCCTCGCCgctctcctgttgcttctggcGGTGTGAACCCCGGCAACCTCCAGCCGCTGAACCGGGCAGCTTCAGCGGCTTCGGCAGCTTCAGCGGCTTCAGCAGCTTCAGCGGCTCTTCGGGTTTCAACGAAGTGTGCACTGGTGAATGCGAGGTCAGTTTCAAACAAGACTTTTATCCTCCAGGACCTCTTTAAGGAGCATTCTTTGGATTTATTATTCGTCACTGAGACCTGGATTCATGCCGGTGAGTCCGCTTCCTTCTCTGAGCTGTTGCCTCCCGATTGTACCTTCATTAACACGCCAAGAACTACCGGCCGTGGAGGAGGCATCGCTACTATTTTAAAAACGTCCTTACACCATAAGCCATTGTCCATGGTGTCTTTCTCCTCATTTGAGGTGAGCTGCTTCGAACTGCGACAGTCTGAGCCGCTGTTGTGCGCGGTCATTTACAGACCacccaaacacaacaatgacTTTATCCGGGATTTTTCTGACTTTATCGCTGCAATGTTGGTAACGTTTGACAGAATGTTAATTGTGGGTGATTTTAATATTCATGTCTGCTGCCCTTCTACGCCTATGGCAAAAGACTTTTTAGAGTTGGTGGAGGCTTTTAATTTAGTACAAAATGTTACAGGAGCTACACATATATACGGACACACTTTGGACCTTGTATTGTCTCATGGACTGGCTGTTGATAATGTCTCTGTAGGGGATGCAGTGTTCTCTGACCACAGTCCGGTCATGTTTGACTTTGATTTGCACTGCAGTGCCACCCTGCCTGCTCCTGCTCGCATTGGCCGTTTCATCAGGCCTGACACGGCCTCTGCCTTTGCCTCTCTGTTCGCCACTGCATCTCGGGTTGCAATGGCTCCAGACGCTGCTCTTGATACTGAGCAGCTAATGAACTGCTTTACTTCTACCTGTGCTCATGTCCTGGACAGTCTAGCCCCGCGTAAAACCATGGGCTCTAAAACTAAACAGGAAGTGTGGCTCAACGATGTCACACGAGAAGCACGCCGCGAATGccgaaaggtggaagaaagatgGTCTGCAAGGTTCCTTTGAAACCCTCAAAGCCAGTTGGAGGCGTTATCAAAACACAGTGAAGGCTGAGAAAACAAAATACCTCTCAGATGTGAtatcaaaaaatatgaacaacccACGTGCTCTTTTTAATACTATTGACTCTGTTTTAAACCCCAGTCCATCCACGACACTGGAAGTCTCATCTGACACTTGTGAACATttcctgcacttttttaataataaggttGCGTCTATACGAGCCAATATATCACCCCCCTCTTTTAATTTGTCTACAGTGACACAGTGCTCTAAAGTTTTTAATCAGTTTGAACCTGTGTCGCTGGCCTTCATTACCAAGGTAGTTGATGGTCTTCCTCTCCCATTGACCCACTCCCCTCTCGCTTTTTTAGGGAGGTGTGGGCAACTATTGGCCCCTATGTTTGTGATATCATCAACAGCAAGCCTGTCCTCTGGTATTGTTCTTTCcttttataaaaaggctgctgttgaacctttgcttaaaaaaacaggtcttgatccttcgattttatcaaattatcggcccatttctaaactaccatttatctcaaagattttagaaagaagtgttcttgcacagatgcagccttttttagatgaaaatgggattttagacaccttccagtcaggttgcagggcctttcatagcactgagtctgcacttttaaaggtttttaatgacctgtttttaatgactgataATGGTGGAtcagccattttagtgcttttagacctgactgctgccttcgacacagtggaccacactattcttttatctcgcttggaaaactgtgtgggtgtcagggggactgcccttgattggtttaggtcttacttgtcagggagatgccttaCTGTGGGACTTGGGGACTCCACCTCATCTACTGCCCCCCTTGAatgtggagtcccccagggatcaatcctGGGGCCCATCCTATTTGTTCTGTACCTAATCCCACTTAGCacaatttttagaaagcatggcatctcctatcacttttatgcagatgactgccagatcTATTTACCAATCACaagaaatgaccatgcccccctgactccccttcttgagtgctttagtgacgtcaaggtctggttggctcaaaattttttaaagctcaatgaggggaagacagaagttatgatccttaataataatgacccccacttggacttgggtcccatgaaaaaccatgtcggtcccacagccaccagccttggcgtcatcattgatagtgattttaaacttaacaaacaaatcaatgccgttgtaaaatcttatttttatcatcttcggcttttatccaaagtcaaatcatttttttcattgcaacatttcgaacaagccatgcacgcttttatctcgtcacatctggactactgtaatgcgctttactctggaataagaCATAAATTACTCTCTCGCTTAGTttgtccagaactctgcagcacggcttttaacagcaaccaaaaagagggagcatattaccccaattttagcttccctgcactggttgcctgtgcgttttagaattgattttaagattttattgtttgtttttaaggccttgaatgggctggcccctcagtacatctcggacctcatccaaatttacactccagcgcacactttgaggtccgaaggccagctccaactggtggtgcctaagaccagacttaagaccaggggagaccgggccttttgtgtagtcggcccaaagctgtggaacactctcccccctcatgtaaaaacggcccccacaattgaaagctttaagtctcgtcttaaaacccacttttattctctggcttttaactcggcgtgagtcgtgtggtcctctgtgccttttattattttttaagtttttattggttctatttattttagttttttaaattaaatttacttatttattttttacctacttcttggacttttggcaTTTATTGTTTcgttttcttgttttaaatattttattgtagtacgtttctttgtttctatttgatcttttagtttttattgtcgtaatttttacttattatttacatttacattcctttatttacttattatttatggttttgctagtctgtgcagcactttggaaactgtgtttataaaatgtgctatataaataaagtggattggattggattggattgctgtgataaatggaagcatgaattctgctgtctaccaacaaatcctgaaggagaacgtCCGTCATCtatttgtgacctcaagctgaaaccaacttgggttcttcagcaggacaatgatccaaaacacaccagcaagtccacctctgaatggctgaagaaaaacaaaatgaagactttggagtggcctcgtcaaagtcctgacctgaatcccattaagatgctgtggcatgaccttaaaaaatgcgcttcatgctcgaaaaccctcaaatgtgactgaattacaacaattctacaaagaacaatgggacaaaattcctccgcagcgccgtaagagactcactgcaagttatggcaaacgcttgattgcagttgttgctgcaaagggtggcccaaccacttattaggtttaggggaaatcacacggggccatgtaggattttttttctcccttcataataaaaagttttatttaaaaactgcattttgtgttcagttgtgttgtcaatgactaatatttaaaattgaggatctgaaacatttaaggtaTTTCAGGTAATTAAGGTACCAAATGCTCGCCACTGCTTGAGGCAATATATACGGGGTCTCCAACTGGTACCTCGGAGCTACCAGTAGcttgccagctgattttgagtggctcatcaaacaaaaaatatttgcttcaactcttagtcgTAAAGGCGCTATTGAATGAAATTACTACATATAGCGTACAGATAATGACCCCacagtttgagtggagatctgctttgcaaataaagtactatttaaatgttgccagtcatacaaataaaacacaaataggtgacctctccattctttttgtcaaagtagctcaaACAGTGATGACGGTTAAGAAAAACCAGCACAAACAAGTCGCTGTAATGCATACTTAAATACAAGATGTAGATGAacaattgttttggttttttaatGTCTTCGTACAAAATGTGAACCgtggataccaacattttgttaatgttctggcaaAACAGGCTTACTCAGTTTGTATAAATTGaaataagatataaaaataaatgttacaaaaaggaGTAGCTCTGACAAGGAAAAAGGTTGGCGATCCCtgcaatatatacattttttaattcaatttttgTCCCTTGATAAAAATGACTTTCCACCAGCCATGCATGTTGGCGTcttataaatacaattttagttTTTCAAGATTCCAATCAGGACCTTATACAAAAACAGAAATTGTGGCATTCAAACGGAAACAAAGCAGTCTCTCGTTGCCTGAGGGCTGTTCTGTGTTCGGCTTCACTCTGCAGTAGCAACTGCAGCATTTGGTTTTGCAGCTTCCTGGAAAGACACAAATTGGATCCTTAACATTTGTGCAGCTCTTTAATTGTGTTCCTGACGCAATCTTTCTGTCCAAAGCCACGTACTCGTACTTCCTCACCTTGTCATTTAGGGGGCACAAACACTGAGTGGGTGTTTGGATGGCCTGTGGCAGTCCTCCACCGAGTCAGGAAGCGGGGTTCCACTAGTCTCAGGTAGCAGAAGACACAAGCCGCACCCAATAATCGGTCCGCTGCTGTACATAAGCATGGCAGCTAATGAGATGGCTCCATTGGGATTGGATGGGAAGAGTGTGCTGACCAGACAGCCGATTCGGAAAGACAAGTTGACCAGCGACACACAACGTTGCCTGTGAGCAGAGAGATCCATGGATGTTAAAACAAACATCGTTGTGAATCTGCTACGAATCATCAACCGTGACATCACCTGACCACTGTGGGAAACAGCTCGATGCCATACAGAGCCAAGATGAAGATGGTGGCCAGGATGCAAAATTTGCCAATCAGGGCAAAGCTCATCACCAGCTTCGCGTCACCTGCAGAAGTAGCACCTGATCACAAACCCATTATTACCTGTTGAACACCTGTTTAAATGCTGGATCAGTACCAGATCACCCATAAGTGGAGGGATTCTGGCCTGAAACAAAGGGCACACACAAGCATGGGTGATGGTGATTGGTTGAAACCTCACATTGGTATCTGGACAGCATCAAAGACAGCAAGCAGGCAGTGCCACTTAGGAACAGAGTCATCATGCTTGTTGGCCGTCGTCCCAAGCGTACCAGCGGGATGAGCAGGCATGGAGTCTCTGCTAGACCGGAGAAAAACTGGGCAGAGTAGACGCCCACGCCGAAGGAGCCGATGTTCATACAAATGCCAAAGTACGTCAGCGCAGATGCAGCACTGATCAATCAAAACATGGACCACAGTTTTACTCTGTGAAACCTTCAGTCCAGTACTCAAGAGTGTGACACGTGAGTTTGTGCTGTTACATAACTACCAGATTGTCCAAGACAATCTTTTACTCTCAGTCACTCATTAACACTCAATTTCTAAGTGAGGCCTGTGTAATCATTTCTACTTTAcacaaacactgaaacaaaacaaagaggaAATGCCTTAAAcgtaatgacaaaaacaaaaatgttaccTCAGGTAGCTCATGATGCAAAGACGCATCAGAACAGTTGGGTGTTTGAGGAGGTTGAGGTCACAGAAGGCATTGCGTCCATGTGCCTGGTCTTTCAGAGCCTCGGCTGCTGTCTGCTGCATCATCCACGTTGAGCCCAAAAGCTATCCAGACAGGCAAACGGACAAACATTATTTAAACAGCAGAAATCCGCAAAAGTTTAATGGAGGCAACTGGTTTGTTGAAGATATTTCACCTTttgtccaaaaggcttcttgagtTCTAAAATTTTAGGTGTAGAGTTTCCGTTTGTATGTTCCTGGTGGGGCTGGTCACAATAGGGTTCCTATTGTGGCCCAGCGGGGCTGGTGAACAGTCCTGTGTGACAACAGGTCGTTTGCCTACCTGGTGGCAAAACAAGTCATTTGTGTCTACTTGAGAacaaagaagccttttggatgaaAGGTGAAAGATCTTCAACAAGCAAGATGACTCAACAGCCTTTGAGGATTACCAAGACCAGGATGACTGAGAGTGGATGCAAACAGCAGAACATTTCTAGAGCTTTGCTACAAATATATATTGAGGTAAAGAatgggttgtgtgtgtgtgtgcgtgattgCGTGCATGTATCTACCAAGTCCACACACTGCTTGTCTGCAACACTTTTGCTACGGTAACGGTCAAGAACATCTGTTCTCCTCATTAAGACCAACCAACTTGGAGACTCTGGAATGGAACTGCAACaacagaaacacacatgacaccTAAAGAGGTCTGCTGATCAAACAGTTGGACAGAGAGACACACGGGTGCAGAGAAGGTGTGACAGACAAAAAGACAAGACAGGCAGGTGTGCACAGACTGGTAGAGTGGCAGGCAGACAAGCTGTGGAAGAGCCAGAAACAGGTGAAGCTGTGTCCAGGTGGGGCTCAGCCAGGCAAGCAGAGGTCCAACCATTGTCCCGAGACTGAAGCAGAAGCCCAAAAAGGCTGGGGGCCAgaggcggacggagggcgcggtCCATTCCACAGCTGCGTTGCACACGCACGAGGAAGAGATTTGTGTTACAGTTCACCATCATGACATTGACATTTAGATGTTATCAGTTATTTGACAAATAGTACTGTTAGAAACTATTcatcattcattaaaaaaacataagcaaCTGACTTTATCTACCACCTTACAGTTTTGATTACGCAATCAAAAACAAGTAGCACTGATTGCTAGTAAAATTGAGCCTTTCTGTCACGTCTTAAGCTATTGGAACAGTTAATATGGTCTATTTAGCAAAAAGGAGCCAGCATCAAACAGCAACTCAAAGTAGCAGCTGACAAAAGCTACTTTCCAACCACCATTAAACTACAGAAGAAGACTCTTTGTAGGGTATACCTAACCCTGAACCTGTTGTGGTCTTGACCTGGGCCAAAGGACAGCGGATTACACAGTGGCTTTATCAGGGACATGTGACTCTGTATAGGACTAATGTCCTCATATAATAAAACTTGCCACACACTTTATATTTACCCAGACTGAAGGAGCAGATATTGATACAGCAGCAACACACGCCTGTCAGACAGCGGACGGCGAGGAAGAGGTGTGGCTGCGGAAGAATAGCGGGCACCACGCCGCACACTgcgtgcatgcacacacacaccagcagcaCAGGACGCTTCCCGTacctacacacacgcacaacacATACATATTGGCTGAGGTGTGATGTTGCAACAGCAAAATGTTTACATGCACGTGCACTGTACCTGTCAGAGAGAGCTCCGCCCAACAG
Above is a genomic segment from Dunckerocampus dactyliophorus isolate RoL2022-P2 chromosome 1, RoL_Ddac_1.1, whole genome shotgun sequence containing:
- the LOC129191789 gene encoding solute carrier family 22 member 6 isoform X1, which translates into the protein MSPFQLSVFWRLSLIFFFNSFLFFLDIFTAAVVATNCHHGNAQTLPGRTTAGNQSELKKVLGDESDGMAISFPQDSVCSWTQWLSYGTTAFMVGLLLGTLLGGALSDRYGKRPVLLVCVCMHAVCGVVPAILPQPHLFLAVRCLTGVCCCCINICSFSLAVEWTAPSVRLWPPAFLGFCFSLGTMVGPLLAWLSPTWTQLHLFLALPQLVCLPLYHSIPESPSWLVLMRRTDVLDRYRSKSVADKQCVDLLLGSTWMMQQTAAEALKDQAHGRNAFCDLNLLKHPTVLMRLCIMSYLSAASALTYFGICMNIGSFGVGVYSAQFFSGLAETPCLLIPLVRLGRRPTSMMTLFLSGTACLLSLMLSRYQCATSAGDAKLVMSFALIGKFCILATIFILALYGIELFPTVVRQRCVSLVNLSFRIGCLVSTLFPSNPNGAISLAAMLMYSSGPIIGCGLCLLLPETSGTPLPDSVEDCHRPSKHPLSVCAP
- the LOC129191789 gene encoding solute carrier family 22 member 6 isoform X4, which produces MKEDLQATRVNTYISHAITEDITSVCSWTQWLSYGTTAFMVGLLLGTLLGGALSDRYGKRPVLLVCVCMHAVCGVVPAILPQPHLFLAVRCLTGVCCCCINICSFSLAVEWTAPSVRLWPPAFLGFCFSLGTMVGPLLAWLSPTWTQLHLFLALPQLVCLPLYHSIPESPSWLVLMRRTDVLDRYRSKSVADKQCVDLLLGSTWMMQQTAAEALKDQAHGRNAFCDLNLLKHPTVLMRLCIMSYLSAASALTYFGICMNIGSFGVGVYSAQFFSGLAETPCLLIPLVRLGRRPTSMMTLFLSGTACLLSLMLSRYQCATSAGDAKLVMSFALIGKFCILATIFILALYGIELFPTVVRQRCVSLVNLSFRIGCLVSTLFPSNPNGAISLAAMLMYSSGPIIGCGLCLLLPETSGTPLPDSVEDCHRPSKHPLSVCAP
- the LOC129191789 gene encoding solute carrier family 22 member 6 isoform X2; translated protein: MSPFQLSVFWRLSLIFFFNSFLFFLDIFTAAVVATNCHHGNAQTLPGRTTAGNQSELKKVLGDESDGMAISFPQDSVCSWTQWLSYGTTAFMVGLLLGTLLGGALSDRYGKRPVLLVCVCMHAVCGVVPAILPQPHLFLAVRCLTGVCCCCINICSFSLAVEWTAPSVRLWPPAFLGFCFSLGTMVGPLLAWLSPTWTQLHLFLALPQLVCLPLYHSIPESPSWLVLMRRTDVLDRYRSKSVADKQCVDLLLGSTWMMQQTAAEALKDQAHGRNAFCDLNLLKHPTVLMRLCIMSYLSAASALTYFGICMNIGSFGVGVYSAQFFSGLAETPCLLIPLVRLGRRPTSMMTLFLSGTACLLSLMLSRYQCDAKLVMSFALIGKFCILATIFILALYGIELFPTVVRQRCVSLVNLSFRIGCLVSTLFPSNPNGAISLAAMLMYSSGPIIGCGLCLLLPETSGTPLPDSVEDCHRPSKHPLSVCAP